The genomic window ATGTTGTGCGCCATGCCGACGGAGGCGGTCAGGGCGGTGCGGTCTTTGATCAGATCCTTGATGCGCTTGCCGATGGTCTCGATGTCGCTTGCGGTGGCGGCCTCCGTCACGTCCAGGTAGGCCTCGTCCAGGGAAAGGCCCTGCACCTGTGAGGCGTGCTCGTGGAACACGGCGAACACCTGGGAAGACACCTCCCGGTAGCGCGCCATGCGTACCGGCACGCGTACCAGCTCCGGGCAGCGTTCGAGCGCCTGACGGATCGGCATGGCCGACCGCACGCCGTAGCGGCGCGCTTCGTAGCTGGCGGCGGCGACCACGCCTCGGTTGGTGGTGCCACCCACCACCAGCGGCTTGCCGCGCAGCTCCGGTTGGTCGCGCTGCTCCACGGAGGCGTAGAACGCATCCATGTCGACGTGCAGGATGGCGCGCCGGGGCGCGTGCCCGTCGTTCATGGCCGTCGCCGCCCGCGCGCGGCTAGTGCTCCGGACGGAAGTGCAGGGCGAAGGTCACGGGCACGGCGGGGCTGATGGCCGGCAGCCCGGCGATGGCACGCAAGCGCTCCACGCCTTCCCCCAGGGCGTACTGCCCGGCGTTCACGATCACCGGCAGTCGGCTGGTGACGATCAAGCCGCCGTCGGCCGCCCCCACCACGTCGACCACCAGCCGGATCTTGCCCTCTTCGCCGTGCAGGGCCAGGGCGCCGGCCACCTCGAGGCTCTTGCGTTCGCCGGCCGCGAGGCCGTCCCAGAGCGCGGGGTCCAGGTCAGCGCGGATGATCGCCTCCGGGAAGTCGGCGATCTCGAACAGCATGTCGCGCATGCGCTCGTTGCGCACCTCGATCGCCGTGTCGACGCTGGCGAGGTCGATCGCGAGGCGCAGCCCCCCGTCCTCACCGAGCTTTCCGGCCACCTTGGCGAAGCGGTGAATCTCGGCGACCGTGCCGGCCTTGGTGGAGATAAAGTTCACCGATGCGTCTGCCGGTGCCAGGCGGTAGCCGGCGGCCGAGGCGGTGGCGCTGACCAGCAACGTGAGCGCGGCGACGCACAGGGCACGAGTGGATCGGATCATCTCAGCGGTCTCCTCTGGCAGGAACTGCGTACTGGTTGGGACAACGCCTGACACCTTAGGTGCTGCCTCGCGGTCGGATTCACCGGGTAAACGACTCCACTGCCAACAGCAATCCCACCCCCAGGGCCACGCTGAGGCCCACCATGTAGGCGAAGCTGAGCACGGAGAATTTCACGGCCGTGAGCAGGCGGCCCTGGCCGTAAACCGTACGCATGGCCCGGTAGAGATACCAGGGCGTGTAGACGGACGTGTAGGTGATGAGCAGCCCCTTGATCCATCCCCATAGCGGTAAGCCGGCGAGGAGCACGGTGAGCCCGATCAGCAGGAACACGAAGGAGTGGTAGTGGGAGAGTAGGATCAGGTGCTCCACGTAGCGACGCCCGCTGAACAGGTAGAGCACGGTCAAGCAGAGCGCCATGAGCGGTAGGATGGCGAGCAACATCGCCGGTAGGGCGTCGAGGAACTCCTCGGCGAAGCGTTGTGGCCCGCCCTCGCGGGTAAACAGTTGGCAAGCGCGCTCGGCGCGCTGGCGCAGCAACGAGCGCAGCCACGGCGCGCTGATGCCATCCATCTCGATGTCCATGTCCGCGCACTGGTCTTCTTCCTCCGCCACCGCTGCCGCCTCACCTTCGTCAGCGCTTAGCGCGTCGGGCGTCGCCGGCGGCTCCTCGATGCGTTCGCGGTTGGTACGCACGATCTCTTCGATCTGCGCATCGAGGGAGTCCAGCTGGCCGTCGACGGGGTCTGTGTCGGCCGCCGGGTCCGCGGGCGCATCCGTCGGCTGGGCGCCGTCCTCTTCCGTGAGCGTGGTGGCGGTTCGGAAGTTCTCGCTGACCCCTTCGAGGAGCAGGGGGACGGTGAAGATGGCCAGGAACAGCAGGCTCGTGAGCAGGTACAGGCGCACGGGCGGGGTGTACGCGTGGCGACGCCCGGCGAGGTAGTCGGCGGTCATCGCCCCGGGGCGGAACATCAGGTAGCTCAGCGTTCGCCAGGCGCGCGAGTCGAGGGAGAAGACGTCGCGCAGGTATTCGCTCGTGAGCTCGCCGATCGACATGATCGGACTGCGCCGCGGCTGCCCGCAGGCAAAGCAGTAGTCGCCGGTCAGCGCTTCTCCGCAGTTGCCACACTCCGCGCTCATGCTGCTCGTGGCTCAGGTGCTCGCAATGCTGCGGCTGCTGCGCCCGCCCTTGACCGGGCGCTTGCGGCGGGTGCCGAGTTCGTAGCTGTCGAAATCGTCCACGGCCATGAGGTCACTCACGCGCTGGGCATGATCGGTGAGTGCTCTGACCTCCCCCGCCTCCAGGACGCCAGCGCGACCGGCAGCGGTGATCTGATCCGTCCACTGGGTGGCAGCGCCCTTTTGCAGGCGCCCTTCGCGCACCGCTTCACGCACCCGATCCTCGAGGAAGGAAAGCTCGTCGAGTTCTTCCAGCAAGCCGTCCAGCAGGCCGATGGGATTGTTAGCTTCGCGCACGAGGTAGGTGCCCTCGACGATGCGCAAGCGCGTGCTGCTGTAGGTGCTGACCAGCGCCGCGACCTCGTGGGTCAGCGCATCCGACGGCGGGTGCAGGTCGCGGCCCCGCGGGAGCAGGACCAGCTGGGTCAGCGTACGACCCATTCGCCCGGGCAGGTTGGCCACGAAGGCGGCGAGCGCCTCCTGGGCGAGGGCGAGCTGTGTCTCACAGCACCAGCGCACCATCGCCAGGTCTTCCTCGGGGGAGCCTTCGTCTTCGAAGCGTTTGAGCGCTGCGCTGGTGAGGTAGAGGGCGGAGAGCGCATCGCCCAGGCGAGCGGTGACCGCTTCGTGGCGCTTGAGGCGTCCTTGGTAGGTGTTGAGGGCCACCTCGGTGGCGAAGGCCAGGGCAGCGCTCATGCGCGTGGCCTGCTGGTAGTAGCGACGCACGCGTCCTTCGCCGGGCGTGGGTACCCACCTTGCGCCCGTGGCGCCGTCGACGAAGGCGCGCGCTGCCATCGTCAGCGTGTGGCCGAGGTGGCCCATCAGGGCCTGATCGAAGCGCGAGGCTGCAGCCGAGTCGTCCTCGTCGCGATTGGCGGCGGCGCGCATCTCCTTGGCCAACCATGGATGGCAGCGCAGAGCGCCCTGGCCGAAGATGATCATCGAGCGGGTGAGGATGTTGGCGCCCTCGACGGTGATCATCACCGGCACGCTCTGGTAGCCGCGGCCAAGGTAGTTCTTAGGCCCGAGCATGATGGCCTTACCGCCGTGGATGTCCATCGCGTCGTTGGCCACCTGCCGCCCGAGCTCGGTGATGTGGTACTTCATGATGGCGGAGGCCACGGCGGGCGCCTCGCCCAGGTCGATCGCCGCCAGGGTCATGCGGTTGGCCGCCTCCATCAGGTAGGCGTTGGCGGCGATGCGAGCGAGCGGCGCCTTGATGCCCTCGAACTCGGCGATCGGGCGCCCGAACTGTCGGCGCAGGGCGGCGTAGGCGCTGCTGGCGGCGAGCGCCGCCCGCGCCCCGCCCGCGGCGTTGGCGGGGAGGGAGATGGAGCGCCCCACCGTGAGGCACTCCACCAGCATGCGCCAGCCGTCCCCCGCCCGTTCAGCGCCGCCGACGATGTAGTCGACCGGCACGAACACGCGCTCGCCGATCACCGGGCCATTCTGGAACGGTGTGTTCAAGGGGAAGTGGCGGCGCCCGGTGCGCACGCCGGGCGTGCTGACGGGGATGAGCGCCACGGTGATCCCGAGGTCCACGGCGCCACCTAGCAAATTCTCTGGGTCGCGTAGCTTGAAAGCCAGGGCGATGACTGTGGCGACGGGGGCGAGGGTGATGTAGCGCTTGGCGAAGTCGAGGCGGATGCCGAGCACCTCCTCGCCCTCGTGAAAGTCGTAGCAGAGCACCCCGACGTCGGTGATGGCGGTGGCGTCGGAGCCCGCCTCGGCGCTCGTGAGGGCGAAGCAAGGCACCTCCTCACCGCTCGCAAGGCGCGGCAGGTAGTGCTCGCGCTGGGCGTCCGTGCCGTACTCCAGGAGCAGCTCGGCGGGCCCTAGGGAGTTGGGAACGGCAACTGTGGAGGCGGCGGTGATCGACCGGGCTGCGATCTTTGCCAGCACGCAGGAATGGCCCCAGGCGGAGAACTCGAGGCCCCCGTAGCGCTTGGGGATGATCAGGCCGAAGAAGCCGTTGGTCTTCAGGAATTCCCACACGGCCGGCGGCAGATCGCCTTCCACGTGGGTGATCTCCCAATCGTCGAGCATGGCGCAGAGCTCGTTGACCGGGCCGTCCAGGAAGGCCTGCTCATCCTCTTCCAGACGCACGCGGGGACAGCCGAGCAGGCGATCCCAGTTGGGTTGACCGGCGAAGAGCTCGCCTTCCCACCACACCGTGCCCGCCTCCAGGGCTTGGCGCTCCGTGGCGGAGACGGCCGGCATGGCGCTGCGATAGCGGCGCAGGGCAGGCTTGGAGAGCAGGGCGCGGCGCAGGACGTCGACGTTGAGCACGCCGAGGGCGATGAGCACGAGCAGGGCGAGCACTCGCCAGGGCAGCAACACCCCCGGCAGCAGCAGCACGGGGCTGAGCAGGATCGCCACCACCAGGGTGCTCTGACCGAGGGAGGCCTGGCGGTAGGCCAGGCCCACGCCGATACCGGCGAGCAGGAGCAGCCAGAGGGCGGTCACGTGCGCATCACCTGCTCGGGTGGGAAGGCGTCGCGAACTCGCGGGGAGCCGCGACGCTCGAGGATGCCCTAACCGAGCAGATCCGCGATGGCGGCCCGCTCCTCACGCAGCTCGGCTTCCGTCGCCGCCATGCGCTCGCGGCTGAACGCGTTGATGTCCAGGCCCTGCACGATCTCGTAGCGCCCGTCCTTGCAGGTGACGGGGTAGGAGTAGATCACGCCGGGCTCGATGCCGTAGCTGCCGTCCGCCGGGATGGCCATGCTGGTCCAGTCGCCCTCGGCGGTGCCCTTCACCCAGTCGCGCACGTGGTCGATGGCGGCGGAGGCGGCGGAGGCGGCCGAGGACGCGCCGCGGGCCGCGATGATGGCGGCGCCGCGCTTCTGCACGGTGGGGATGAAGTCGTCCGTGAGCCAGGACTGCTCGACCAGATCGGTGGCCGCCTTGCCATCGATCTTGGCGTGGTGCACGTCCGGGTACTGGGTGGCCGAGTGGTTACCCCAGATGGTCAGGCCCTTGATCTGGCTGACGTGAGTACCCGTCTTCGCGGCCAGTTGGGCCTGCGCGCGGTTGTGGTCGAGGCGCATCATGGCGGTGAAGTTGGCCGGGTCGATGTCCGGCGCGTTGGCGGAGGCGATCAGGGCATTGGTGTTCGCCGGGTTGCCCACCACCAGCACGCGCACGTCGCGGCTGGCGACGTCGTTCAGGGCCGTGCCCTGGGTGGAGAAGATCTTGGCGTTCTCCATCAGCAGGTCGCCGCGCTCCATGCCGGGGCCGCGCGGCTTGGCGCCCACCAGCAGGGCGTAGTCGCTCTTGTCGAAGGCGGTCTCCACCTGATCTGTGGTCACCACGCCGGCGAGCGTAGGGAAGGCGCAGTCATCGAGTTCCATCGCCACCCCTTCAAGGGCGCCGAGCGCCGGCGGGATTTCCAGCAGCTGCAGGATCACCGGTTGGTCGGGGCCGAGCATCTGGCCGGAAGCGATACGGAAGCAGAGCTGGTAGCCGATCTGGCCGGCAGCCCCGGTGATGGAGACGCGCACGGGCGAAGTCATGGAGGAGAGCTCCCTAGGCGGAGAACCGCCTGTAAGTTGTTGCTGGCGAAGGGGGCCAAGCGCGCTTGCCGGCCCGGATTCTGCAGGGCTCGCATGGTACCACCGCCGCTGGCGCCTGGCTGGCTTTGGCGGGCAGCACGATGCTAGCGTATGCGTACTCATTTTCGCCTTTTCGGCTGTCCACTGCACGTGCTTCTTCGCTTCCTTCCTCGTCGCAATCCCGGTCCGTATCCGCGTGGCGCTCGCCTGCTCGGGAGCCTGCTGTTGTGCCTCGGCGTCATGACCACGGGGCCACTCCTCGCGGACGATGACGACGACGAGCCGGGCGAAGGCGAGGGGGCGGTGCGCGTGCTCGAGGGGGGCACGGTGGCGGTGGTGCTCGACGACGAGCTGCGCGATGCCATCGGCGTGCGCACGCAAGCCCTGGTGGCGACCGAACGGCGCGAGAGCTACGGCGCCTGGGTGCAGGTGGTGAACACGGCCCCTCTGATCGAGGCCCGCAGCCAGTACGCCCTGTCCGTGGCCACCGAGTCGGTCACCGATGTGGATATGCAGACCGCCCGCGCGGAGTACCGGCGCCTGGTCGAACTCGGCGAGCGGGGGCGCATCGTGTCCCCCCAGGATCTGCGCCGCGCCCAGGGCGAGTTTCAGCGTCAGCAGGCGTTGGTGCGCACCGAACAGATTCGTCAACTCACGATTCGCGACGAGCTGGCCCAGGCCTGGAGCCCGCAGCTGGCCGACGCCGTGTTGGCGGACGAGGACCCGTTGATCCGGGCGGTGGTGGAACGCGAACGTGTGCTGCTGCGCCTGACCTTGCCCCCGGGGCGCACCCTGATCGCGGACGAGGGCACGGGCGAGGCTGCCCGCGTGGACGTGCTCCTGCCCGACGGCGCCGGGCGGGCGCCCCGGCGCATGGCCGCGCAAGTACTCGCCCCCGCCACCGAGACCGACGCCCGCCTGCAGGGGGAGACCTGGTGGCTCTCGGTGCCGAGCCAGCGCTTGCGCACGGGGATGCGCTTGTCGGCGCAGGTGGAGTCCGCCGACGGCACGGCCGAGCGCGGCGCCCTGGTGCCGAGCCAGGCGGTGGTGTGGCATGACGGCCGCCCCTGGGTGTACGTGGCGGTTGACGAGGACGACGACGCCGGTGTGGCCTACGCGCGCCAAGACCTATCTCAGGCCGCGGAGCAGTTCGATGGCTGGTTCGCGATGACCGGCGTCGCGCCCGGGCAGGAGGTGGTGGTGAGTGGCGCCACCACGTTGCTGTCGGAAGAGTACCGCTGGCAAATCCCCACCGAAGACGACGATGACGACGACTGACCGTCATCGCCCCGAGTCACCCGCTCTATGCTGACCCAACTCGTCCGCTTCTCTTCTCGCCAGGGAGGGGTGGTGGTCGTGCTCGCCGGGCTCGCGATGGCCTACGCGGGCTACCTGATCTCCACCGCCGGCCTCGACGTGTTCCCGGAGTTCTCGCCACGCCAGGTGGTGGTGCAAACCGAAGCCCCCGGCCTCACGGCGGAGCAGGTGGAGCGGCTGGTCACCCAGCCCATCGAGTCTGCCTCGAGCGGACTCACGGATCTGCAGGAGCTGCGCTCCGAGTCGATTCAGGGGCTGTCCGTCATCACCCTGGTGTTCGCGCCCCACACGGATGTCTACCGCAACCGTCAGCTGGTGGGCGAGCGCCTGGTGGCGGCGGCGGATCGCCTGCCCGACGGGGTGCAGGCGCCGGTGATCGTGCCCCTGGCCTCGTCTTCGGCCACGGTGATGACCATCGGCCTGACCTCGCCGACGCGCTCGCCCATGGCCCTGCGCTCGCTGGCGGATTGGACGGTGGTGCCCGCGTTGCTCAGCACCCCGGGCGTGGCCGACGTCAACGTCTTCGGCGGCGAGGAGCGCCAGCTCCAGGTGCAGGTGGACCCGCGGGCGCTGGAGCGCTTCGAGGTGTCCCTGGCCGAGGTGCAAGCCGCGGTGGAGCGCGCCGTGGGCGTGCCGGCGGCCGGTTACCTGGATAACGGGCAACAGGAGTTCGCCCTGCGCTTGACGGGGATGCCGGACACGGCGGACCGCCTGCGCGACCTCGTGCTCACCCGTGCCGAGGGCGGCACCTTGGCCCTGTCGCAGGTGGCGCGGGTGATGGAAGCGCCCGCGCCCCGCATCAGCGCCGCCGCGATCCTCGGCGAGCCGGCGGTGATCATGATGGTCATCGGGCAGTACGGCGCCAGCACGCTCGAGGTGACCCGCGCCCTGGAACAGCGCTTGGGGGAACTCGACCCTGTGTTGGCCCAGGATGGCGTGGTCCTGCACAGCGACATCTTCCGCCCGGCCGACTACATCGAACGATCGCTCGAGAGCATCCTCGATCACCTGGCCGTGGGCGCCGTGCTGGTGCTGGTGGTGCTCGGCGCCTTCCTCTTCGACGGGAGAGCAGCCTTGATCTCGGCGGTCGCTATCCCCCTGTCGCTCATCGCCGCGGCCGCTGTGCTGACGGGGGTGGGGGCGAGCATCAACATCATGGTGCTGGGTGGCCTTGCGATCGCCTTAGGTGAAGTGGTTGATGATGCGATCATCGATACGGAGAACATCTTCCGTCGCCTGCGCGAGAACGCTTCCTTGGCAGCTCCCCGTTCGGCGGCGGATGTGA from Pseudomonadota bacterium includes these protein-coding regions:
- a CDS encoding DNA polymerase IV, with product MNDGHAPRRAILHVDMDAFYASVEQRDQPELRGKPLVVGGTTNRGVVAAASYEARRYGVRSAMPIRQALERCPELVRVPVRMARYREVSSQVFAVFHEHASQVQGLSLDEAYLDVTEAATASDIETIGKRIKDLIKDRTALTASVGMAHN
- a CDS encoding YceI family protein is translated as MIRSTRALCVAALTLLVSATASAAGYRLAPADASVNFISTKAGTVAEIHRFAKVAGKLGEDGGLRLAIDLASVDTAIEVRNERMRDMLFEIADFPEAIIRADLDPALWDGLAAGERKSLEVAGALALHGEEGKIRLVVDVVGAADGGLIVTSRLPVIVNAGQYALGEGVERLRAIAGLPAISPAVPVTFALHFRPEH
- a CDS encoding DUF3667 domain-containing protein → MSAECGNCGEALTGDYCFACGQPRRSPIMSIGELTSEYLRDVFSLDSRAWRTLSYLMFRPGAMTADYLAGRRHAYTPPVRLYLLTSLLFLAIFTVPLLLEGVSENFRTATTLTEEDGAQPTDAPADPAADTDPVDGQLDSLDAQIEEIVRTNRERIEEPPATPDALSADEGEAAAVAEEEDQCADMDIEMDGISAPWLRSLLRQRAERACQLFTREGGPQRFAEEFLDALPAMLLAILPLMALCLTVLYLFSGRRYVEHLILLSHYHSFVFLLIGLTVLLAGLPLWGWIKGLLITYTSVYTPWYLYRAMRTVYGQGRLLTAVKFSVLSFAYMVGLSVALGVGLLLAVESFTR
- a CDS encoding acyl-CoA dehydrogenase: MTALWLLLLAGIGVGLAYRQASLGQSTLVVAILLSPVLLLPGVLLPWRVLALLVLIALGVLNVDVLRRALLSKPALRRYRSAMPAVSATERQALEAGTVWWEGELFAGQPNWDRLLGCPRVRLEEDEQAFLDGPVNELCAMLDDWEITHVEGDLPPAVWEFLKTNGFFGLIIPKRYGGLEFSAWGHSCVLAKIAARSITAASTVAVPNSLGPAELLLEYGTDAQREHYLPRLASGEEVPCFALTSAEAGSDATAITDVGVLCYDFHEGEEVLGIRLDFAKRYITLAPVATVIALAFKLRDPENLLGGAVDLGITVALIPVSTPGVRTGRRHFPLNTPFQNGPVIGERVFVPVDYIVGGAERAGDGWRMLVECLTVGRSISLPANAAGGARAALAASSAYAALRRQFGRPIAEFEGIKAPLARIAANAYLMEAANRMTLAAIDLGEAPAVASAIMKYHITELGRQVANDAMDIHGGKAIMLGPKNYLGRGYQSVPVMITVEGANILTRSMIIFGQGALRCHPWLAKEMRAAANRDEDDSAAASRFDQALMGHLGHTLTMAARAFVDGATGARWVPTPGEGRVRRYYQQATRMSAALAFATEVALNTYQGRLKRHEAVTARLGDALSALYLTSAALKRFEDEGSPEEDLAMVRWCCETQLALAQEALAAFVANLPGRMGRTLTQLVLLPRGRDLHPPSDALTHEVAALVSTYSSTRLRIVEGTYLVREANNPIGLLDGLLEELDELSFLEDRVREAVREGRLQKGAATQWTDQITAAGRAGVLEAGEVRALTDHAQRVSDLMAVDDFDSYELGTRRKRPVKGGRSSRSIAST
- a CDS encoding malate dehydrogenase, producing MTSPVRVSITGAAGQIGYQLCFRIASGQMLGPDQPVILQLLEIPPALGALEGVAMELDDCAFPTLAGVVTTDQVETAFDKSDYALLVGAKPRGPGMERGDLLMENAKIFSTQGTALNDVASRDVRVLVVGNPANTNALIASANAPDIDPANFTAMMRLDHNRAQAQLAAKTGTHVSQIKGLTIWGNHSATQYPDVHHAKIDGKAATDLVEQSWLTDDFIPTVQKRGAAIIAARGASSAASAASAAIDHVRDWVKGTAEGDWTSMAIPADGSYGIEPGVIYSYPVTCKDGRYEIVQGLDINAFSRERMAATEAELREERAAIADLLG